A portion of the Euwallacea similis isolate ESF13 chromosome 8, ESF131.1, whole genome shotgun sequence genome contains these proteins:
- the LOC136410314 gene encoding neutral alpha-glucosidase C-like — MWTSFPSCLFVLIAAIAVQGDEFPASCSMRRVCSDFRTKVPESNEIYKAELQSSDEVLEFQLKNEVGNELLLIIRGVENNTVRITIEEPDLHRYHLLYSLEKDPVINPLTVTSSDNSSVVASDGKGNSVKVQLDPLQIEVFHNDELQSVFDGNRLIMENTNESQVFTFSVKFNDVKRLMGLHERSSIVSLFHTTDFKRDPYRFKTVDYGNYAMNSTKSCYGAVPLMYAFGNITSGLFFHNAAEMWIDINTEDQSAYFMVYSGVLDIFLLTGPTLPDAVRQYTDLTGKAHLPQLWTLSYHQSRWGYKSEDDVRDIVENYDKYNIPVDAVWMDLDYTIGRRWFTWDPTGFPDPKGLLDWMKSQANRRMVVVSDPHIKIDEDYPIYEACLNGSYFIANEDGSNYVSSCWPGDASWIDFLNPDARDYYAKLHSYDNFLSTPSLGGFWNDMNEPTAFDDSQERSIPYDKIQYGNATHGDVHNMYALTQVMATHQGLMERDEGKLRPFILSRSVFAGSQRYTANWAGDTGGSFDFLRSLVPMTISSNMAGIVFYGGDIPGFLGNPTEELATRWYQTGAWITFFRAHGDQGSNRREPWTFSNETRELIGQSIKLRYQHLPYWYTQFYQHVITGDPIIRGLFYDYPEDDVALDINDEFLIGSDILVANVYFSNATSLRVYLPGENDYWFQITGETNNVHQGGQWYTIPVDITFIPVFYKSGAILSRKTEIGRSTSELQDSYEFHVILDENGNANGKLYYDDFESFEYLNKKYAYYALAYDGVNITALSIDEDADSSGFNPLETNSFYVYTNNGDGTYTKEQFSTSIKML, encoded by the exons ATGTGGACATCTTTTCCaag ttgtCTCTTTGTCTTAATTGCCGCCATTGCAGTGCAGGGAGATGAGTTCCCGGCCTCATGTTCAATGAGGCGAGTCTGCTC AGATTTCCGCACCAAAGTTCCCGAATCTAACGAAATTTACAAAGCAGAGTTACAATCCTCAGACGAAGTCCTTGAATTTCAGCTGAAAAATGAAGTTGGAAATGAACTGCTGCTCATTATCCGAGGAGTGGAAAATAACACTGTACGGATAACTATTGAAGAGCCTGATTTGCACAGATATCATCTATTGTATTCACTGGAAAAAGACCCCGTGATAAACCC cTTAACTGTAACATCATCAGATAACTCTTCAGTGGTTGCGTCAGACGGAAAAGGAAATAGCGTCAAAGTACAGTTGGATCCGTTGCAAATTGAAGTATTTCATAATGATGAGCTGCAAAGCGTCTTTGATGGAAATCGGTTGATTATGGAAAAc ACAAATGAGAGCCAAGTTTTTACCTTCTCAGTCAAATTCAATGACGTAAAGCGATTAATGGGGCTTCACGAGCGCAGCTCCATTGTTAGTCTCTTCCACACTACAGACTTCAAAAGAGACCCCTATAGATTCAAAACTGTAGACTACGGAAATTACGCCATGAACTCTACAAAATCTTGTTACGGGGCTGTACCTCTTATGTATGCATTCGG AAACATAACTTCAGGACTGTTTTTTCATAATGCTGCAGAAATGTGGATTGATATCAATACTGAAGATCAATCCGCATATTTCATGGTTTACAGCGGCGTTCTTGACATTTTCCTGCTTACAGGACCAACTTTGCCGGATGCAGTGAGGCAGTACACAGATCTGACTGGAAAAGCACATTTACCTCAA CTCTGGACTTTGAGCTATCACCAAAGCAGATGGGGTTATAAGAGTGAAGACGACGTTAGAGATATCGTCGAAAATTACGATAAATACAATATTCCCGTTGATGCTGTCTGGATGGATTTGGATTATACAATAGGCCGCAGATGGTTCACTTGGGATCCTACCGGTTTTCCTGACCCTAAAGGTCTTCTCGACTGGATGAAAAGTCAGGCTAACAGGAGAATGGTTGTAGTATCCGATCCTCATATTAAAATAGATGAGGATTACCCAATCTATGAGGCCTGTCTGAATGGAAGTTACTTTATTGCTAACGAGGATGGGAGCAATTACGTGAGCTCTTGTTGGCCGGGTGATGCCAGTTGGATCGATTTTCTCAACCCAGATGCGAGAGATTATTACGCAAAGCTTCATTCATACGACAATTTCTTGTCTACTCCATCTTTAGGCGGGTTTTGGAATGATATGAACGAACCTACTGCATTTGATGATTCACAGGAAAGGAGCATTCCATACGACAAAATCCAGTATGGAAATGCAACTCATGGGGATGTGCACAACATGTATGCCCTTACCCAG GTAATGGCCACTCATCAAGGTTTAATGGAGCGAGACGAAGGAAAACTGCGTCCTTTCATTTTATCTCGGTCAGTCTTCGCGGGTTCTCAAAGATACACAGCGAATTGGGCCGGAGATACTGGAGGTTCTTTCGATTTCCTGCGCAGTTTGGTCCCGATGACTATCTCTTCTAATATGGCAGGAATTGTGTTTTATGGTGGAGATATTCCTGGATTTTTAGGAAACCCTACTGAGGAATTGGCCACCCGATGGTATCAG ACGGGAGCATGGATTACATTCTTCAGAGCCCATGGGGATCAAGGCTCTAACCGAAGAGAACCATGGACATTCTCTAATGAAACCCGAGAACTTATTGGGCAATCTATTAAGCTCAGATATCAACATCTTCCATATTGGTACACTCAATTCTACCAACACGTCATCACTGGAGATCCAATAATACGAGGACTTTTCTATGATTATCCTGAAGATGACGTGGCGTTAGATATTAATGATGAATTCTTGATTG GTTCCGATATACTTGTTGCCAATGTATACTTCTCGAATGCAACTAGTCTGAGGGTGTATTTGCCTGGAGAAAACGACTATTGGTTTCAAATAACTGGGGAAACCAATAATGTGCATCAAGGGGGCCAGTGGTATACAATCCCAGTCGATATTACCTTT attccagTTTTCTATAAATCAGGAGCAATATTGAGCCGTAAAACTGAAATTGGAAGATCTACTTCCGAGTTGCAAGATTCATATGAGTTTCATGTGATACTTGATGAG AACGGAAATGCCAATGGGAAGCTGTATTATGatgattttgaaagttttgagTATTTGAACAAAAAGTACGCCTATTATGCGTTAGCATATGATGGTGTTAATATAACTGCTCT GTCGATTGATGAGGATGCTGACTCTTCTGGATTTAATCCGCTGGAAACTAATTCATTCTACGTTTACACAAATAATG gaGATGGCACTTACACCAAGGAGCAGTTTTCCACTAGTATTAAAATGTTGTAA
- the LOC136410342 gene encoding neutral alpha-glucosidase AB-like isoform X1, with the protein MGLHERSSIVSLFHTTDFKRDPYRFKTVDYGNYAMNSTKSCYGAVPLMYAFGNITSGLFFHNAAEMWIDINTEDQSAYFMVYSGVLDIFLLTGPTLPDAVRQYTDLTGKVHLAQLLTFSYHQSRWGYKSEEDVKNIIENYDKYNIPLDAVWMDLDYTIGYRWFISNLTGFRTLKVFSTG; encoded by the exons ATGGGGCTTCACGAGCGCAGCTCCATTGTTAGTCTCTTCCACACTACAGACTTCAAAAGAGACCCCTATAGATTCAAAACTGTAGACTACGGAAATTACGCCATGAACTCTACAAAATCTTGTTACGGGGCTGTACCTCTTATGTATGCATTCGG AAACATAACTTCAGGACTGTTTTTTCATAATGCTGCAGAAATGTGGATTGATATCAATACTGAAGATCAATCCGCATATTTCATGGTTTACAGCGGCGTTCTTGACATTTTCCTGCTTACAGGACCAACTTTGCCGGATGCAGTGAGGCAGTACACAGATCTGACTGGAAAAGTACATTTAGCTCAA CTCTTAACTTTCAGCTATCATCAAAGCAGATGGGGTTATAAGAGTGAAGAGGACGTTAAGAATATCATAGAAAATTACGATAAATACAATATTCCTCTGGATGCTGTCTGGATGGATTTGGACTATACAATAGGCTACAGGTGGTTCATTTCGAACCTTACTGGCTTCCGGACTCTAAAGGTCTTCTCGACTGGATGA
- the LOC136410313 gene encoding neutral alpha-glucosidase C-like, which produces MQSFFLRLLAIIAVISPCLSDDEYPASCAMRPICSDYRTRIPTSEETYQVVTAEAVDGILQFALQNKAGNNLTLIVRGVQNNTFRVTIEEPDEHRYHLEYSLEKEPTLTPLNVTFKNETSLTASDDTGYSTVIVLWDSSLQIQFYHGSILETVLDGNRLIMENTKESQAFTFAVQFNEVKRLIGLHERASIVSLYHTADLKLDPYRFKNVDYAYQRINSTKPMYGTVPLIYGLGNNHVSGVFLHNAGEMWIDINTEDQSAYFMVYSGVLDLFILTGPSLVEAVRQYTDLTGKPHLPQLWALGYHQSRYGYKTDEEVRGIVENFDKYNIPVDAVWLDLDYTVGRRYFTWNETEFPDPVGLLNWVDSQAERKMIVISDPHIKVDEDYEIFKNCLENKYFIYNENGSNFVSTCWPGDSSWVDFLNPEARDYYASLHSYDFFPSTSTLAGFWNDMNEPASFNDNDERSLPYDALHYGNVTHGEVHNIYGMLQVMATHQGLMERDQGQLRPFVLSRSIFAGAQRYTAKWAGDTGGGYDYQRMIVPMTINSNLAGIVFYGGDVPGFGGNPTEELATRWYQIGAWITFFRAHGDMTTLPREPWAFSNETRELIHQSIEMRYQHLPYWYTQFFEHTLTGDPIVRALFYQYPHDDEALDINDEFLVGPNILVANIYFANATSLRVYLPGKYDLWFQITGDSHKVYQGGEWYTIPVDISSIPVFYKSGSIISKKAKVGRSTAELKLEPYELHVVVDEGYAKGRLYFDDFQSFAYLDKKYVYLEITYENSTLDAKLVDDDIDPSGFTFDVDAAIIYINNGDGTYSTERFDEFKGTYSRP; this is translated from the exons ATgcaaagtttttttctaag ACTTTTGGCGATTATAGCTGTGATTTCACCATGCCTAAGCGACGACGAATACCCAGCTTCATGTGCTATGAGACCAATTTGCAG CGACTATCGAACGAGAATCCCTACGTCAGAAGAAACCTACCAAGTAGTGACTGCTGAAGCTGTTGATGGAATTCTTCAATTTGCGCTTCAAAACAAAGCTGGAAACAATTTGACCCTAATTGTGAGAGGGGTGCAAAACAACACATTCCGAGTCACCATAGAAGAACCTGATGAACATCGCTACCACTTGGAGTATTCTTTGGAAAAGGAACCGACTCTAACCCC actGAACGTAACATTCAAAAACGAGACTTCATTAACTGCATCAGATGACACTGGATACTCTACTGTGATAGTCCTATGGGATTCCTCACTGCAAATCCAGTTTTATCACGGCTCTATTTTGGAAACAGTTCTGGATGGAAATAGATTAATTATGGAAAAC ACTAAAGAGAGCCAAGCTTTCACTTTTGCAGTCCAATTTAATGAGGTCAAACGCCTAATAGGACTCCATGAAAGAGCTTCAATAGTGAGTTTATACCACACTGCAGATCTTAAACTAGATCCCTATAGATTCAAGAACGTGGATTATGCCTATCAAAGGATAAATTCCACGAAACCCATGTATGGGACTGTGCCTCTTATCTATGGATTAGG aaataatcATGTTTCGGGAGTTTTCCTGCATAATGCAGGAGAAATGTGGATTGATATCAACACTGAAGATCAATCAGCTTATTTTATGGTTTATAGCGGAGTTCTGGACCTTTTCATTCTAACTGGACCTAGTCTAGTTGAAGCTGTAAGACAGTATACAGATTTAACTGGAAAACCTCATTTGCCTCAG CTATGGGCTTTAGGATACCATCAAAGCAGGTATGGGTACAAGACTGACGAAGAAGTTAGGGGTATTGTGGAAAATTTCGATAAATACAACATTCCTGTGGATGCAGTATGGTTGGATTTGGACTACACTGTCGGTCGCAGATATTTTACTTGGAATGAAACTGAGTTTCCTGATCCTGTGGGATTATTAAATTGGGTGGATTCCCAGGCTGAACGAAAAATGATCGTTATCTCAGATCCACATATTAAAGTTGATGaagattatgaaattttcaaaaattgcctagaaaataaatattttatctacAATGAGAATGGAAGTAATTTTGTGAGCACTTGCTGGCCGGGAGATTCCAGCTGGGTGGATTTCTTAAATCCTGAAGCGAGAGATTATTACGCAAGTTTACATtcctatgatttttttccttctacGTCCACTTTGGCTGGATTCTGGAACGACATGAATGAACCTGCATCCTTCAATGACAACGACGAAAGAAGCCTTCCTTACGACGCTTTACATTACGGAAATGTCACTCATGGAGAAGTGCACAACATTTATGGAATGCTTCAG GTCATGGCCACCCATCAAGGGCTCATGGAGCGAGATCAAGGGCAGCTGCGCCCTTTTGTTCTGTCCAGATCAATTTTCGCTGGGGCTCAAAGGTACACTGCTAAGTGGGCTGGAGACACTGGAGGAGGTTATGACTATCAGAGAATGATTGTTCCCATGACGATAAACTCAAATTTGGCTGGGATAGTTTTTTATGGAGGAGACGTTCCTGGGTTTGGTGGTAATCCCACTGAGGAATTGGCCACCAGATGGTAccaa ATTGGGGCTTGGATTACATTCTTTAGAGCACATGGTGACATGACTACCCTCCCTAGAGAGCCCTGGGCTTTTTCTAACGAGACTAGGGAACTAATTCATCAATCTATTGAAATGAGGTACCAACATTTACCTTATTGGTATACACAGTTCTTTGAGCATACTCTCACTGGTGATCCCATAGTAAGAGCTCTATTTTATCAATATCCTCATGATGACGAGGCTCTAGATATTAATGATGAGTTCCTAGTCG GCCCAAATATCCTAGTGGCGAATATCTATTTTGCTAATGCGACTAGTCTAAGAGTGTACCTTCCGGGAAAATATGACCTTTGGTTCCAGATTACCGGAGACTCCCATAAGGTCTACCAAGGAGGAGAATGGTACACGATTCCTGTGGACATTTCTTCT aTTCCAGTCTTCTACAAATCCGGAAGTATCATCAGCAAGAAGGCCAAAGTTGGTAGATCTACCGCAGAGTTAAAACTTGAGCCTTATGAGCTACATGTAGTGGTGGATGAG ggaTATGCCAAGGGACGGTTGTactttgatgacttccagagtTTTGCATACTTGGACAAGAAATATGTTTACTTGGAAATTACTTACGAAAACAGCACTCTGGATGCGAA GTTAGTGGATGACGACATTGATCCATCTGGATTTACATTTGATGTCGATGCAGCGATCATATACATCAATAACG GTGATGGCACCTACTCGACAGAGCGATTTGATGAATTCAAAGGTACATATTCAAGACCATAA
- the LOC136410337 gene encoding interleukin enhancer-binding factor 2 homolog, with product MVTGHNVADIVVILKTLPTKEAVEALGNKVRDDLKNLMKNEIVLKGEQLAHSTNERCLEIRNAFAWVRVLVTTLYHNIRKLDPEIHLDQKIMLSHLAAIRHSRWFEENAHHSSIKVLIRLLRDVRSRFEGFESLTPWMLDLLAHFTIMHNPSRQALPINVAFRRVFQLLAAGLFLPGSAGITDPCEGVSLRIHTAITLEQQDICCLTAQTLLRVLSHGGYKQILGMEGSNNIAKEMSVWDGVVVSPLDKAYENPPEKKDGDEDEEMEDSEGDESMETLEV from the coding sequence ATGGTAACTGGACACAACGTAGCTGATATAGTTGTGATCTTAAAAACTCTGCCAACAAAAGAGGCTGTTGAAGCCCTAGGCAATAAAGTGAGAGATgatttgaagaatttaatgaaaaatgaaattgtccTTAAAGGAGAGCAACTGGCTCACTCAACAAATGAACGTTGTCTCGAAATACGTAATGCTTTTGCTTGGGTGAGAGTGCTGGTCACCACTTTATACCATAACATCCGCAAATTGGACCCAGAGATTCATCTGGATCAAAAGATAATGTTAAGCCATTTAGCAGCTATTCGTCATAGTAGGTGGTTTGAGGAGAACGCGCATCATTCCTCAATTAAAGTGCTCATACGTCTTCTACGCGATGTGAGATCTAGATTTGAAGGTTTCGAGTCTTTGACGCCATGGATGTTGGATCTCCTAGCTCATTTCACCATCATGCATAATCCAAGCAGACAGGCATTGCCTATCAACGTGGCTTTCCGCAGAGTTTTTCAACTGTTAGCTGCGGGCCTTTTCTTGCCAGGATCTGCAGGTATAACTGATCCTTGTGAAGGGGTCAGCTTGAGGATACATACAGCTATAACCTTGGAGCAACAGGACATTTGCTGCCTTACTGCACAAACTTTATTGAGAGTTTTATCTCATGGAGGCTACAAGCAGATCCTGGGGATGGAGGGAAGCAACAATATTGCTAAGGAAATGTCTGTATGGGATGGAGTGGTCGTGTCTCCTTTGGACAAAGCTTATGAGAATCCACCGGAGAAGAAGGACGGAGATGAGGACGAGGAAATGGAAGACAGCGAAGGGGATGAAAGTATGGAAACCCTAGaggtttaa
- the LOC136410342 gene encoding uncharacterized protein isoform X2 produces MGLHERSSIVSLFHTTDFKRDPYRFKTVDYGNYAMNSTKSCYGAVPLMYAFGNITSGLFFHNAAEMWIDINTEDQSAYFMVYSGVLDIFLLTGPTLPDAVRQYTDLTGKVHLAQLSSKQMGL; encoded by the exons ATGGGGCTTCACGAGCGCAGCTCCATTGTTAGTCTCTTCCACACTACAGACTTCAAAAGAGACCCCTATAGATTCAAAACTGTAGACTACGGAAATTACGCCATGAACTCTACAAAATCTTGTTACGGGGCTGTACCTCTTATGTATGCATTCGG AAACATAACTTCAGGACTGTTTTTTCATAATGCTGCAGAAATGTGGATTGATATCAATACTGAAGATCAATCCGCATATTTCATGGTTTACAGCGGCGTTCTTGACATTTTCCTGCTTACAGGACCAACTTTGCCGGATGCAGTGAGGCAGTACACAGATCTGACTGGAAAAGTACATTTAGCTCAA CTATCATCAAAGCAGATGGGGTTATAA